The following are from one region of the Chromobacterium phragmitis genome:
- a CDS encoding YncE family protein produces MRKTATLISAAILWALAQASAAQAFDPDIRNNTLAISPDESLAIAGNSQSPTLKVYDLASGEQRATLPGFITPRNIVFSPDGRSFYVTDSSKGLLERWNAGTLKLEASLALGPGAFGSAIDRQGERLYVNNQASNTVSVVDLKAWRVSKVITGFSGPRQGVKLSPDGADLYVTNFRSDKLSVVDTASLSVLREIGGFNKIRAISISADGGILYAANSGNDTLSKVDTKTGLITATVAVGSEPYGAALRPDGKVLYSGNLKSDSLTEVALPAFTPAAQIGGLSGPRQAISFSRDSRKAWVLNEDLSVAELDLATRRITREIKPSVN; encoded by the coding sequence ATGCGAAAAACCGCCACCCTCATCTCCGCCGCCATCTTGTGGGCGCTTGCGCAAGCCTCGGCCGCCCAGGCTTTCGACCCCGACATCCGCAACAACACGCTGGCGATCAGTCCCGACGAAAGCCTGGCGATCGCCGGCAATAGCCAGAGCCCAACGCTGAAGGTGTACGACTTGGCCAGCGGCGAGCAACGGGCGACGCTGCCCGGCTTCATCACGCCGCGCAACATCGTGTTTTCGCCCGATGGCCGCAGCTTCTACGTCACCGATAGCAGCAAGGGCCTGCTGGAACGATGGAATGCCGGCACATTGAAACTGGAAGCCAGCCTGGCGCTGGGGCCCGGCGCTTTCGGCAGCGCCATCGACCGCCAAGGCGAGCGACTCTATGTCAACAACCAGGCGTCCAATACCGTCAGCGTGGTGGATCTCAAAGCCTGGCGGGTCAGCAAGGTGATCACTGGATTCTCCGGCCCGCGCCAAGGCGTCAAGCTGTCGCCGGACGGCGCCGATCTCTATGTCACCAATTTCCGCAGCGACAAACTGAGCGTGGTGGATACCGCATCCCTGTCCGTGCTCAGGGAAATCGGCGGCTTCAACAAGATCCGCGCCATTTCGATCTCCGCCGACGGCGGCATCCTGTACGCGGCCAATAGCGGCAACGACACCCTGTCCAAGGTGGATACGAAAACGGGGCTGATCACAGCCACCGTCGCGGTGGGAAGCGAGCCTTACGGCGCCGCGCTGCGCCCAGACGGCAAAGTCTTGTATTCTGGCAACCTGAAGAGCGACTCGCTGACCGAAGTCGCCCTGCCGGCCTTCACGCCCGCCGCGCAGATCGGCGGCCTGTCCGGCCCGCGCCAGGCCATCTCCTTCAGCCGGGACAGCCGCAAGGCCTGGGTGCTGAACGAGGACCTGAGCGTGGCCGAGCTGGACTTGGCGACGCGCCGGATCACCCGGGAGATCAAGCCATCGGTGAATTAG
- a CDS encoding RNA polymerase sigma factor — MLDNLARLRRYARVLERNAALADDLVQDTLESAWRGWRQWRPDTDIRPWLFGIMHNRHVDHVRRSRPASELSDEEWAELAVPPAHERTLRLRDLDRAIAQLPAEQREVLLLAVVEEMRYQDIAKVLGLAMGTVMSRLHRGRERLRQLMVEYGGAKP, encoded by the coding sequence CTGCTGGACAACCTCGCCCGCCTGCGCCGCTACGCGCGCGTGCTGGAACGGAACGCGGCGCTCGCCGACGATCTGGTCCAGGACACGCTGGAGTCGGCCTGGCGCGGCTGGCGGCAATGGCGGCCGGACACCGACATCCGCCCCTGGCTGTTCGGCATCATGCACAACCGGCACGTGGACCACGTTCGGCGCAGCCGCCCGGCCAGCGAGCTGTCCGACGAGGAGTGGGCGGAACTGGCCGTCCCGCCCGCCCATGAGCGGACGCTTCGGCTGCGCGACCTCGACCGCGCCATCGCGCAGCTGCCGGCGGAGCAAAGAGAGGTCCTGTTGTTGGCGGTGGTGGAAGAGATGCGCTACCAGGACATCGCCAAGGTTCTGGGGCTGGCGATGGGCACCGTGATGTCGCGCCTTCACCGGGGGCGCGAGCGGCTGCGGCAATTGATGGTTGAATACGGAGGCGCAAAGCCATGA
- a CDS encoding anti-sigma factor family protein, translated as MTEPNAETLQAYLDGELTQRQAEEVAAWLETHPDAVRRLDQWREQDDALRELWPLPEQEAMPSRLLAAARPPSRRPAPAWLSQAMAAGLVFALGLGGGWYGRQAYQPEPSAQAADYAADSLPRRAAMAHVVYSPDIQRPVEIGVDQEAQMVAWLSRRMRSPITPPQLAPAGYELIGGRLLPGEQGPVAQLMYHDAAGQRVTLYVANGARPQSEKGFHFASQGPVNVYYWWEHGRGYALSAGMPRDKLAALAALAQRQLAAG; from the coding sequence ATGACCGAACCGAATGCGGAAACGCTGCAGGCCTATCTTGACGGCGAATTGACCCAGCGGCAGGCCGAAGAAGTGGCAGCCTGGCTGGAGACGCATCCCGATGCCGTCCGGCGGCTGGATCAATGGCGCGAGCAGGACGACGCGCTGCGCGAATTGTGGCCGCTGCCAGAACAAGAAGCCATGCCCAGCCGGCTGTTGGCCGCGGCCAGGCCGCCTTCCCGACGCCCAGCTCCGGCGTGGCTCAGCCAGGCCATGGCCGCCGGGCTGGTGTTCGCGCTGGGACTGGGCGGCGGCTGGTACGGACGGCAAGCTTACCAGCCCGAACCCTCCGCCCAAGCCGCCGACTACGCGGCGGACAGCCTGCCGCGCCGAGCCGCCATGGCCCACGTGGTGTACAGCCCCGACATCCAGCGTCCGGTCGAGATCGGCGTGGACCAGGAGGCGCAGATGGTCGCCTGGCTATCGCGCCGCATGCGCAGCCCCATCACGCCGCCCCAGCTGGCGCCGGCCGGCTATGAGTTGATAGGCGGACGCCTGCTGCCCGGCGAACAAGGCCCGGTAGCCCAGTTGATGTATCACGACGCCGCCGGACAACGGGTGACGCTGTACGTGGCCAACGGCGCCCGGCCGCAATCGGAAAAGGGATTCCACTTCGCCAGCCAAGGGCCGGTCAACGTCTATTACTGGTGGGAGCATGGCCGCGGCTACGCCCTGTCCGCCGGCATGCCGCGAGACAAGCTGGCGGCGCTGGCGGCGCTGGCGCAGCGCCAGCTGGCCGCAGGCTAA
- the dapF gene encoding diaminopimelate epimerase, whose protein sequence is MKLKFSKMHGLGNDFMVVDGVRQSVSLSTEQIRLLGNRQLGIGFDQLLLVEAPREAGHDFRYRIFNNDGGEVEQCGNGARCFAKFVRDERLTDKSRISVETARGVISPEYLGDGQVRVDMGVPRFAPADLPFLADAEALTYALPVAGGDVEIGIASMGNPHAVQLVDDVDAAPVAEIGPLIENHPAFPQRVNAGFMQILNRGEIRLRVYERGAGETLACGTGACAAAVCGIRQGLLDARVIVRARGGDILIEWAGEGRPVIMTGPAVTVFRGEIEL, encoded by the coding sequence ATGAAACTGAAATTCAGCAAGATGCACGGCCTGGGCAACGACTTCATGGTCGTCGACGGCGTGCGCCAGTCCGTCTCGCTCTCCACGGAACAGATCCGCCTGCTCGGCAACCGCCAGTTGGGCATAGGCTTCGATCAGTTGCTGCTGGTGGAGGCGCCGCGCGAGGCCGGCCACGACTTCCGCTACCGCATCTTCAACAACGACGGCGGCGAAGTCGAGCAATGCGGCAACGGCGCGCGCTGCTTCGCCAAGTTCGTCCGCGACGAGCGGCTGACCGACAAATCGCGCATCTCGGTGGAAACCGCGCGCGGCGTGATCTCGCCGGAATACCTGGGCGACGGACAGGTCCGCGTCGACATGGGCGTGCCGCGCTTCGCGCCCGCCGACTTGCCCTTCCTCGCCGATGCCGAAGCGCTGACCTACGCGCTGCCCGTCGCCGGCGGCGACGTCGAGATCGGCATCGCCTCGATGGGCAATCCGCACGCGGTGCAGCTGGTGGATGACGTGGACGCCGCGCCGGTGGCCGAAATCGGCCCCTTGATCGAGAACCATCCCGCCTTTCCGCAACGGGTGAACGCCGGCTTCATGCAAATACTCAACCGCGGCGAGATCCGCCTGCGCGTCTACGAGCGCGGCGCCGGCGAAACGCTGGCCTGCGGCACCGGTGCCTGCGCGGCGGCGGTCTGCGGCATTCGCCAGGGCCTGCTGGACGCGCGCGTCATCGTGCGCGCTCGCGGCGGCGACATCCTGATCGAGTGGGCGGGCGAAGGCCGGCCGGTGATCATGACCGGGCCCGCCGTCACCGTTTTCCGCGGCGAAATCGAACTTTAA
- a CDS encoding DUF484 family protein — translation MHSEQVLAFLDEHPDFLQQHAARFGLQAAPQTGERVVVSFVERQMLELKDQNRQLEAQLQQWVERGQDNDRLLARLHRLTLSLLAARDAQAMIAELKGSLRREFQLDRAALKLWHPAAEGDAEHYNARNEVQGLARNLVSPYCGPYVNDEVLSWFPATPVLQSFAQVALKNEAGQPFGILVLASDDSQRFTLDMHTQYLAQIGELVSAALLSALEAA, via the coding sequence ATGCACAGCGAACAAGTCCTGGCATTTCTCGACGAGCATCCCGATTTCCTGCAACAGCACGCCGCCCGCTTCGGCCTGCAAGCCGCGCCGCAAACCGGCGAGCGGGTCGTGGTGTCCTTCGTCGAGCGCCAGATGCTGGAATTGAAGGATCAGAACCGCCAGTTGGAAGCGCAGCTGCAGCAATGGGTGGAGCGCGGACAGGACAACGACCGCCTGCTCGCCAGGCTGCACCGTCTGACGCTGTCGCTGCTGGCCGCCCGCGACGCCCAGGCGATGATCGCCGAGCTCAAGGGCAGCCTGCGCCGGGAGTTCCAGTTGGACCGCGCGGCGCTGAAACTGTGGCACCCGGCGGCCGAGGGCGACGCAGAGCACTACAACGCCCGCAATGAAGTACAGGGCCTGGCCCGCAATCTGGTCTCGCCCTACTGCGGCCCCTACGTCAACGACGAGGTGCTGAGCTGGTTCCCCGCCACGCCGGTGCTGCAGTCCTTCGCCCAAGTGGCGCTGAAAAACGAGGCAGGCCAGCCCTTCGGCATTCTGGTGCTGGCCAGCGACGACTCCCAACGCTTCACCCTGGACATGCACACCCAGTATCTGGCCCAGATCGGCGAGCTGGTTTCCGCCGCGCTGCTGTCGGCGCTGGAGGCTGCATGA
- a CDS encoding DMT family transporter, with protein MSAAYTQRNAYILLVLTMLMWSTNFVIARALHTQLGPFTLAFARWGIALACVLPFALPRLRRNWGKLRAQWPLLLVLGLFGIGLTNTCLYWAVQTTTATNAVILNSATPVMVLMLGSLYFRQRLSSRQWMGMTLALCGALLIVLKGKLLEIGGFHFGGGDLFVLAGGLSWAIYTLGLRKLKPGIDPMVQMAALLLVGEAALLPLFLVELSSRGLPTLGAGAAASLLYLGALPSVAAYLLYNRAIAMVGTAKAAAFLYLMPAFGALQSIALLGEELHWYHAAGLAAIFGGIALSSLSRGEAREVAGAGLKTRGS; from the coding sequence ATGTCCGCCGCTTATACCCAACGCAACGCCTATATCCTGCTGGTGCTGACCATGTTGATGTGGTCCACCAATTTCGTCATCGCCCGCGCGCTGCACACGCAGCTGGGGCCGTTCACGCTGGCCTTCGCCCGTTGGGGCATCGCGCTGGCCTGCGTGCTGCCGTTCGCCCTTCCCAGGCTGCGCCGCAACTGGGGCAAGCTGCGCGCGCAGTGGCCGCTGTTGCTAGTCCTGGGCCTGTTCGGCATCGGCCTGACCAATACCTGTCTCTATTGGGCGGTGCAGACCACCACTGCCACCAACGCGGTGATCCTGAACAGCGCGACGCCGGTGATGGTGCTGATGCTGGGTTCTTTGTATTTCCGCCAGCGGCTGAGCAGCCGGCAATGGATGGGCATGACGCTGGCGCTGTGCGGCGCCTTGCTGATCGTGCTGAAGGGCAAGCTGCTGGAGATCGGCGGTTTCCATTTCGGCGGCGGCGACCTGTTCGTGCTGGCCGGCGGCCTGAGCTGGGCCATTTACACGCTGGGCCTGCGCAAGCTGAAGCCGGGCATTGATCCCATGGTGCAGATGGCCGCGCTGCTGCTGGTGGGCGAGGCCGCGCTGCTGCCGCTGTTCCTGGTGGAGTTGTCGTCGCGCGGCCTGCCGACGCTGGGCGCCGGCGCCGCGGCCAGCCTGCTGTATCTGGGCGCGTTGCCTTCCGTGGCGGCTTATCTGCTGTACAACCGCGCCATCGCGATGGTGGGCACCGCCAAGGCGGCCGCCTTCCTGTACTTGATGCCGGCTTTCGGCGCGCTGCAGTCCATTGCGCTGTTGGGCGAAGAGCTGCATTGGTATCACGCGGCCGGCTTGGCCGCCATTTTCGGCGGCATCGCGCTCAGCTCTCTGAGTCGGGGCGAGGCGCGAGAGGTTGCAGGCGCGGGGCTGAAAACGAGAGGGTCCTGA
- the moaA gene encoding GTP 3',8-cyclase MoaA, with the protein MLSDRFGRAIEYLRLSVTDRCDLRCSYCLPKGFKGFEEPSHWLNFDEIERVAAAFVRLGTRRIRLTGGEPLLRRDLPRLAGRLSALPGLADLSLSTNATQLKRHAEALRRAGVSRLNVSLDSLRRDCVAELTGSDSLPKALAGLAAAKDAGFDRIKINMVPIAGVNDGDIEAMAEFCIEHGFILRLIEAMPMGDSGRRTRGSALAPILARLSGRFGLSELSRSLGGGPARYWGSRDGRFTLGLITPISQHFCASCNRVRMSVEGTLYLCLGQEQSYPLRPMLRAGCSDAELEAAIRAAIELKPEKHDFLDAPAKVMRFMSQTGG; encoded by the coding sequence ATGTTGTCCGACCGCTTTGGCCGCGCCATCGAATACCTGCGGCTCTCCGTCACCGATCGCTGCGATCTGCGCTGCAGCTATTGCCTGCCCAAGGGCTTCAAAGGTTTCGAGGAACCGTCGCACTGGCTGAACTTCGACGAGATCGAACGCGTCGCCGCGGCCTTCGTCCGCCTCGGCACCCGCCGCATCCGCCTGACCGGCGGCGAGCCGCTGCTGCGCCGCGATCTGCCTCGGCTTGCCGGACGGCTGTCCGCGCTGCCCGGCCTCGCCGATCTGTCGCTGTCCACCAACGCCACCCAACTGAAACGGCATGCCGAGGCCCTGCGCCGCGCCGGCGTAAGCCGGCTCAACGTCAGCCTGGACTCGCTGCGCCGCGACTGCGTGGCCGAACTTACCGGCAGCGACAGCCTGCCCAAGGCCCTCGCCGGCCTGGCCGCCGCCAAGGACGCCGGCTTCGACCGGATCAAGATCAACATGGTCCCCATCGCCGGGGTCAACGACGGCGACATCGAAGCGATGGCGGAATTCTGCATCGAACACGGCTTCATCTTGCGCCTGATCGAAGCGATGCCGATGGGCGACAGCGGCCGCCGGACGCGGGGCAGCGCGCTTGCGCCCATCCTGGCCCGGCTGAGCGGCCGTTTCGGCCTGTCCGAGCTCAGCCGCAGCCTGGGCGGCGGCCCTGCCCGCTACTGGGGGTCCCGCGACGGGCGCTTCACGCTGGGCCTGATCACCCCGATCAGCCAGCACTTCTGCGCCAGCTGCAACCGGGTGCGGATGTCGGTGGAAGGCACCCTCTACCTGTGCCTGGGCCAGGAGCAAAGCTACCCGCTGCGTCCCATGCTGCGAGCCGGCTGCAGCGACGCGGAGCTGGAGGCGGCCATCCGCGCCGCCATCGAGCTGAAGCCGGAAAAACACGACTTCCTGGACGCGCCGGCCAAGGTGATGCGCTTCATGTCGCAAACCGGCGGCTAG
- the mobB gene encoding molybdopterin-guanine dinucleotide biosynthesis protein B: MQAVLGICGYSGSGKTTLLEAMLPRLKRAGLRVAVIKHSHHDVQLDAPGKDSFRHRQAGASEVMIVSPRRVGVFAETERELTLDEQLARLSPCDLVLLEGQKTLPVPKLEVYRPALGKPARYETDPNIIAVASDAPLTADIPVLDLNDADAVAQFIAAWLASRRFAT, encoded by the coding sequence ATGCAAGCGGTACTGGGAATTTGCGGTTATTCCGGCAGCGGCAAGACCACCTTGCTGGAGGCGATGCTGCCGCGGCTGAAGCGGGCGGGGCTGCGGGTGGCGGTGATCAAGCACAGCCATCACGATGTGCAGCTGGACGCGCCAGGCAAGGACAGCTTCCGCCACCGCCAGGCCGGCGCCAGCGAGGTGATGATCGTGTCGCCGCGCCGAGTGGGCGTGTTCGCGGAAACCGAGCGCGAACTGACGCTGGACGAGCAGCTGGCGCGCTTGTCGCCGTGCGACCTGGTATTGCTGGAGGGGCAGAAAACGCTGCCGGTGCCCAAGCTGGAGGTGTACCGGCCTGCCTTGGGCAAGCCTGCGCGCTACGAGACCGATCCGAATATCATCGCGGTGGCCAGCGACGCGCCGCTGACGGCCGACATCCCGGTGCTGGATCTGAACGACGCGGACGCGGTGGCGCAGTTCATCGCCGCCTGGCTGGCTAGCCGCCGGTTTGCGACATGA
- a CDS encoding type IV pili methyl-accepting chemotaxis transducer N-terminal domain-containing protein: MFTLKPGRFGGRLQTLSSKLLVLSLLALLVALVSIGYTLALSWRLEGGAAAINDVGSLRMRTFRAAYLLSTHAPRRQLLDEVGGFDQTLARLKRGDPARPLFLPDNRDIRDQQRRLELRWRDDIRPLLLAEDGAQPTPQRLHAFVAEIDSLVSLVERDNESHTNLLRMFQMVLIAMALAGAVTMAYMLFLMVINPVSVLSDAIRRLREGELDTRVDVDRRDEFGMLAAGFNQMADRMQDLYQNLENKVSQKTREVEEQNLRLKTLYDMTSFLHQQRALDETCQGFLRRLMRLTGADAANARLVDPERGKLDQVAQQGLPEEMAIHEECIPNDACHCGEAVQQPFAVLRHIGELEGEEIRHCRKAGFASIAVFHIRNQREDVGIFTLYFREKRTLSMAEQILIETLGQHLGVAIENQRLSARERHFAVSEERNLMAQGLHDSIAQSLSFLNLQSQMLEDAMNAREEELARENLAFIRAGVQECYEDVRELLLNFRTRISKQEFPEAVLTLLQRFEQQTRIPASLELSGEGKPLDPQQQLQVFFILQEALSNIRKHAAASAVKVEIDNGASFRMRISDNGRGFSPEQMAAKAARHVGVSIMQERANRIHSQIQIRSEPDQGTTVELTLPKEERTSA; this comes from the coding sequence ATGTTCACGCTCAAGCCCGGCCGTTTCGGCGGCCGCCTCCAGACCCTGTCCAGCAAATTGCTGGTGCTGTCGCTGCTGGCCCTGCTGGTGGCCCTGGTATCGATAGGTTACACCCTGGCCCTGTCCTGGCGGCTGGAGGGCGGCGCCGCCGCCATCAACGATGTCGGCAGCCTGCGCATGCGCACCTTCCGCGCGGCCTACCTGCTGTCCACCCATGCGCCGCGCCGACAGCTGCTGGACGAGGTGGGCGGCTTCGACCAGACCCTGGCCCGGCTCAAGCGCGGCGATCCGGCCCGGCCGCTGTTCCTGCCAGACAACCGCGACATCCGCGACCAGCAGCGCCGCCTGGAACTGCGCTGGCGCGACGACATCCGCCCGCTGCTGCTGGCAGAGGACGGCGCCCAGCCCACGCCGCAGCGGCTGCATGCCTTCGTCGCCGAGATCGACAGCCTGGTCAGCCTGGTGGAGCGCGACAACGAAAGCCACACCAATCTGCTGCGGATGTTCCAGATGGTGCTGATCGCGATGGCGCTGGCCGGCGCGGTGACCATGGCCTACATGCTGTTCCTGATGGTGATCAATCCGGTCAGCGTGCTCAGCGACGCGATACGCCGCCTGCGTGAAGGCGAGCTGGACACCCGGGTGGATGTGGACCGCCGGGACGAATTCGGCATGCTGGCCGCCGGCTTCAACCAGATGGCGGACCGGATGCAGGACCTGTACCAGAACCTGGAAAACAAGGTCAGCCAGAAGACGCGCGAGGTGGAAGAACAAAACCTGCGCCTGAAAACGCTGTACGACATGACATCTTTCCTGCACCAGCAGCGCGCGCTGGACGAGACCTGCCAGGGTTTCCTCCGCCGGCTGATGCGCCTGACCGGCGCCGACGCCGCCAACGCGAGGCTGGTGGACCCGGAGCGCGGCAAGCTGGACCAGGTCGCCCAGCAAGGCCTGCCCGAGGAGATGGCGATCCACGAGGAATGCATCCCCAACGACGCCTGCCACTGCGGCGAAGCGGTGCAGCAGCCCTTCGCCGTGCTGCGCCACATCGGCGAATTGGAGGGAGAGGAAATCCGCCACTGCCGCAAGGCCGGCTTCGCTTCCATCGCCGTGTTCCACATCCGCAACCAGCGCGAGGATGTCGGCATCTTCACGCTGTACTTCCGTGAAAAGCGCACGCTGTCGATGGCGGAGCAAATCCTGATCGAGACCCTGGGCCAGCACCTGGGCGTGGCCATAGAAAACCAGCGGCTGAGCGCGCGCGAGCGGCATTTCGCGGTGTCGGAAGAACGCAACCTGATGGCCCAGGGCCTGCACGACAGCATCGCCCAGTCGCTGTCTTTCCTCAATCTGCAGTCGCAGATGCTGGAAGACGCGATGAACGCGCGCGAGGAGGAGCTGGCGCGGGAAAACCTGGCCTTCATCCGCGCCGGCGTGCAGGAATGCTACGAAGACGTGCGCGAATTGCTGTTGAACTTCCGCACCCGCATCAGCAAGCAGGAGTTTCCCGAGGCAGTGCTGACGCTGCTGCAGCGCTTCGAACAGCAAACCCGCATCCCCGCCAGCCTTGAGCTGAGCGGCGAAGGCAAGCCGCTGGACCCGCAACAGCAACTACAGGTGTTCTTCATCCTGCAAGAGGCCCTGTCCAATATCCGCAAGCACGCCGCCGCCAGCGCGGTTAAGGTGGAAATAGACAACGGCGCCAGCTTCCGCATGCGCATCAGCGACAACGGCCGCGGCTTCTCCCCCGAGCAGATGGCAGCCAAGGCTGCGCGCCACGTCGGCGTGTCCATCATGCAAGAGCGGGCCAACCGCATACACAGCCAGATACAGATCCGCTCGGAGCCCGATCAGGGCACCACGGTGGAGCTGACCCTGCCCAAAGAGGAGCGCACCAGCGCATGA
- a CDS encoding response regulator: MTQAIRILLIDDHTLFRSGLKALLQRQDDFVVVGEAADGLEGVKQAEQLKPDVVLLDLDMPVMNGREALGQILSGCPDAAVLMLTVSEDGDDLAECMRGGARGYLLKNINADFLLDSVRRAVDGDSVLSPEMTAKLLARLRQPAAKASEADALTPRERETLGWLARGSSNKEIARALDLAESTVKVHVQNILRKLSLSSRVQAAVYAVEHGLDKV; this comes from the coding sequence ATGACACAAGCGATACGCATTTTACTGATTGACGATCACACGCTGTTCCGCAGCGGACTCAAGGCGCTGCTGCAACGGCAGGACGACTTCGTGGTGGTGGGCGAAGCCGCCGACGGTCTGGAAGGGGTGAAGCAGGCAGAGCAGCTGAAGCCCGACGTGGTGTTGCTGGACCTCGACATGCCGGTGATGAACGGCCGCGAGGCGCTGGGCCAGATACTGAGCGGCTGCCCCGACGCCGCGGTGCTGATGCTGACCGTGTCCGAGGATGGAGACGATCTGGCCGAATGCATGCGCGGCGGCGCGCGCGGCTATCTGCTGAAAAACATCAACGCCGACTTTTTGCTGGACAGCGTGCGCCGCGCGGTGGACGGCGACAGCGTGCTGTCGCCGGAAATGACCGCCAAGCTGCTGGCCCGCCTGCGCCAGCCGGCGGCCAAGGCCAGCGAGGCCGACGCGCTGACCCCGCGCGAGCGGGAAACGCTGGGCTGGCTGGCCCGCGGCTCCAGCAACAAGGAAATCGCCCGCGCGCTGGACCTGGCCGAGAGCACGGTCAAGGTCCACGTGCAGAACATCCTGCGCAAGCTGTCGCTGAGCAGCCGGGTGCAGGCGGCGGTTTATGCCGTGGAGCATGGGCTGGACAAGGTCTGA
- a CDS encoding DUF3592 domain-containing protein, with protein sequence MLAGLSIFLTSCYNKALEYKELARNYKTTIGHAAAMNCSNHGEFYYTFHANGKKYSNKSLSGGADCDSLKEGDELNIYYNPDNPSINTNIDPNTAYSKKSGLYIPDWLWVLFPIIIVVSQILFLSRKNAENNDK encoded by the coding sequence TTGTTAGCGGGTCTAAGTATATTTCTTACCTCCTGCTATAACAAAGCACTTGAATATAAAGAGTTAGCAAGGAACTACAAAACCACTATTGGTCATGCCGCAGCAATGAATTGCTCCAATCATGGTGAGTTTTATTATACATTTCATGCAAATGGAAAGAAATACTCAAACAAAAGCCTTAGTGGTGGCGCAGATTGCGACTCCCTAAAGGAAGGAGATGAGCTTAATATTTATTACAATCCTGACAATCCATCGATTAATACAAACATCGATCCAAATACTGCATACAGTAAGAAATCTGGGCTCTATATCCCAGATTGGCTATGGGTTTTATTTCCAATCATCATCGTAGTTTCGCAAATACTTTTTCTGTCACGTAAAAATGCTGAAAATAATGACAAATAA
- a CDS encoding ankyrin repeat domain-containing protein produces the protein MTDRNLDLTAQENSALEQDKLTMGLVKEANASQPVTIASIFPDAIPMSTLQYWSAIQRSDALAHLKQAIAAGDNVNEHNGDGYTALHSAAENGCTGNVKLLLGNGADTTIRTSSGKSAADLARQQGYEMIATLRETAAISQPERR, from the coding sequence ATGACAGATCGCAATCTCGACCTGACAGCACAAGAAAATTCCGCGCTGGAGCAGGATAAATTGACAATGGGGCTTGTGAAAGAGGCGAATGCTAGTCAGCCTGTTACAATTGCATCCATCTTCCCAGATGCGATCCCAATGAGCACGCTTCAGTACTGGTCTGCAATTCAACGATCTGACGCACTGGCTCACTTGAAGCAGGCTATTGCTGCTGGCGACAACGTAAACGAACATAATGGTGACGGATACACCGCCCTTCACAGCGCTGCTGAAAATGGATGTACCGGGAACGTTAAGCTTCTTCTTGGGAATGGTGCGGATACTACAATTAGAACCTCCTCTGGAAAATCCGCGGCCGATCTCGCGAGGCAACAAGGGTACGAAATGATTGCTACCCTTCGAGAAACAGCCGCCATTTCGCAGCCCGAGCGGCGTTGA
- a CDS encoding IS5 family transposase (programmed frameshift), with product MQRKVISQKLWKSLQPLLSPPPRSRRGGRPRLDDFAALNGILFVLTTGIPWEDLPQELGFGSGMTCWRRLRDWQAQGIWDRLHLALLIQLRQHDQIDWSRASIDGASVASPPGGQETGPNPTDRGKCGSKRHIIVDRRGLPLALSITGANRHDSMVFETLVDAIPAVPGLPGRPRQKPYKLHADKGYDYRRCRAHLSRRGILVRIARRGVESSERLGRHRWVVERTHSWLAGFGKLRIRFERRLDTHYALLKLAVSLICLRFVDRFC from the exons ATGCAACGAAAAGTCATCAGCCAGAAGCTTTGGAAGTCATTGCAGCCGCTACTCTCCCCGCCGCCGCGTTCCCGCCGGGGTGGGAGGCCGCGGCTGGATGATTTTGCTGCCCTCAACGGCATCTTGTTTGTTCTCACTACCGGCATTCCTTGGGAGGACCTCCCGCAGGAACTCGGTTTTGGCAGCGGGATGACCTGCTGGCGAAGGCTGCGGGATTGGCAAGCGCAAGGCATTTGGGACCGCCTACACCTGGCTCTGCTGATACAACTGCGCCAACACGATCAAATTGATTGGAGCCGGGCCAGCATTGATGGGGCTAGCGTTGCCAGCCC CCCCGGGGGCCAAGAGACCGGCCCCAACCCCACCGATCGAGGTAAATGCGGCAGCAAACGGCACATCATCGTAGATCGCCGAGGTTTGCCATTGGCGCTGAGCATTACCGGCGCCAATCGGCACGACTCCATGGTCTTCGAAACTTTGGTCGATGCGATTCCTGCCGTTCCTGGCTTGCCAGGACGGCCCAGACAAAAGCCTTACAAGCTGCATGCTGACAAAGGCTATGACTACCGCCGTTGTCGTGCACACCTGAGCCGACGCGGAATCTTGGTGCGAATTGCTCGGCGCGGGGTGGAAAGCAGCGAGAGACTAGGTCGCCACCGCTGGGTGGTAGAACGTACCCATTCTTGGCTAGCTGGCTTCGGCAAGTTGCGCATCCGCTTCGAACGGCGGCTGGATACGCATTACGCCTTGCTCAAGCTGGCTGTCTCATTGATATGTCTGCGATTTGTCGACAGGTTTTGTTAG